A genome region from Anaerobacillus alkaliphilus includes the following:
- the aroH gene encoding chorismate mutase: MVRGIRGAITVINNEEQEIIKATERLIKEIIILNQVAPENVAHIIITVTEDLNATFPAKALRSFEGWTYVPVMCSREIPVPKSLPKCIRVMLTVNTSSAQADIKHVYLEDAIHLRPDLQLTDRHL, translated from the coding sequence ATGGTTAGAGGAATTCGTGGTGCAATCACTGTCATCAATAATGAAGAACAAGAAATAATCAAAGCTACTGAAAGATTAATAAAGGAGATCATAATCCTAAATCAAGTTGCTCCTGAGAATGTAGCTCATATAATCATCACGGTTACAGAGGACTTAAACGCAACGTTCCCTGCAAAAGCATTACGTTCGTTTGAAGGGTGGACGTATGTACCAGTTATGTGTTCTCGTGAGATACCAGTTCCAAAGAGCTTACCTAAATGTATTCGGGTTATGCTTACTGTTAACACTAGTTCTGCGCAAGCAGACATTAAACATGTGTATTTAGAGGATGCTATTCATTTAAGACCAGATTTACAGTTGACAGACAGACACTTGTAA